The Chrysemys picta bellii isolate R12L10 chromosome 5, ASM1138683v2, whole genome shotgun sequence DNA segment AAGGGCATGAGAGAACACACGAGGTAAGGTTGCCCAGGAATAACAGTTTTTTGTCAGTGAATTTTTTTAAGCGAAGGTGAAGAAAACAAATGGACTGTGGGTAACCCAAGCAGCTACACGTTTCTCGTGGGATGCTTTAAGCCAGTTGTGGGAGCAGTTCAACAAATTCTGCTGCTGAGATGTGCTCTTTGGACCTTCTGGATTTTAATGCATTGAGTGAAATTCTAGCAGACCACTGCTATTTGAACCCCCCTAGGATCACAAGTTCTAGATTTGCAGGCTGGCGCTCTGCTCCAACCCCACGTGCGACTCAAAGCTAACACTCTTTGGGAGAGGTCGCTGCACTTTGCATCCCATCCCGCACCTGTTTTCTGGGACCCATCATCAAATGAAACATGCTTCTGATGCTCTGCAGGAATCCCTTCGGAGTCGATGGGCTGCACGGTTCTGAGAGCTTTCTGCTCCAGCCAACTGGACTCCAGCCAAACCTATTGTTTAAGCTTCAGGCTGGTATGCAAAAACATTGACAGTTACCGCAGAATTAGGCCGTGCAGTTTGCTTTCTTACATTGTTCTTTGAAAGGCTAATTTAAAAATCAGACAACGGGCAAAGCTCCTAGAGCTGcggatctaggaattatttgggggtaAATTCTCTGGCCACACACCAGAGCTAGAGATGATcgcaatgttcccttctggccttggaatctgtgactctACTGCCCCCTGCAGGTTTAGAGGAGAAAGTAACCCTCAACCAAACAGAATCTTGCGGGGGTTTCCTAGCCCCCCACCatggttttttttctgttgagTCAGAACGTGACTCGGCCACAAGTAGTAACCAtggggttagggttgccaactttctacttgcacaaaaccgaacacccctgccccctcccctgccccttctctgaggccctgcccactcCATACACACACCCCGTcgctcactcactcactttcaccgggctggctctgggggttgAGAtgcgggaggggctctgggctgaagcagtgggttgggatgcgggaggggggtgagggctccagttaGGGGTGCATGCTCTGATGTGGGGCtcgggatgagggatttggggtgcaggagtgggcttctggctggggcggaggggtttggagtgcaggagggagttctgggctggggtaggagtGCGGGGTGGTGTGAGGGCCTGGTCAAAAGCAGGACACTTAGCAACTCTCGCCTTGATACAGCAATGTGTTAAACACTAATACAGGACTGTGAGGCCTTCTTAAGTGCGCAAtcatgaataataaataatattcatGTTACCAAAATATCATTGTTCCCATTCTAGAGATTGTGGACAATTCCAATGTAGATCTTCACAACACCCTATGAGCTGAGGTGGTCTGACCTCCACTGAGGGACCGAGTCACAGACGTTAAAGCCAAATGTGTCAGAAGTGTCAGCTAATTCCGGGTACCCAATCGGAGAAGCCTAGCGCCTCATTTTTCCGACGACttagcattttatagcacttgCTGTGTTCACagctgatttcccattgacctcaggtgcagctgggagtgctcagcatctcaaattggacacccCAAAGTATAATTTCCTACACTTTAAAGAATTCAggaattgaaaaaacaaaacaaatccatcCTGTGGATCTGTATTGACCCCACGCGGGTCTAGAGATACCCACAGCACAGTCCTCTATCACTGGAGCTAACAGAGttactggtagcagtagtaggctggtAACTTCTATGTGGACCTgctactgggggtggggaggacacaCACACTTTGCTAGAGGGCTTCCAAGAGATTTGCTGGCAGCAGAGGAATGTTGAGCCTCAGGGATTCCAGGTTCCTTTCCATGCTCTGGAGCTAAGTGGGCATTAGTGGGCACAGATCCTTCTGTCCCTGGCCCCCGCACCCAGCCTCCCGCtcttccctctgctcctgtcacCCCTTCTGCCTCTCTCACCCCCATGGTGCAACCCCCCGACTGTCCCTAGTGTGATCCCACCCTCATCCCCCCAGacttcttcccccatccccagctcctaACCCCGTCCCCACACCCTGCAACCTTTCATTAGCAGATGGTGGCTGGTCCCCCTcttggtccttttccttgcaCACTGAAGGGAAGGGAGAGCTAGAAGTCCATGAGcaggctgtggggaggagggaacctGTTTACAGAACTGAGACCCAGTAACTGGAGCTGTGCACAGTCCTGGCTTGTACCACCTGCCAAACCCTAGCCAGCACTTAGGGGGAGTTGTATTCTGCACTGCTGGGAAGGACAGCTGTAATGCACCCAGAGTAGgatggccaggtgcccagttttttACCAGAAAGGCCAGTCGAGAAGgggactggacacccaaagtccagtcaGTACTGCTGACCGGACACCCAAATTCCAGTTAGTGTGTGCGGGGGAGGCACTGGATCATCACCTGCACCCCCCCCTACTCAGctggggccacctcctacctgcgtTGGGTGGCTgcaactcccagccccagctctgcaagTGAAGCCCTCCCAACCCGGGTAGAAGGGAAAAACAGCAAGGGACCGGGGGGGAACGGGGAGAGGAGTGAACAGGGGACGggtgcggggaaggttccggCACTCCTCttggagtgtccggtttttaaatattacaaagttggcaaccgtaACCAAGAGAGGAGAAGGCAGCTCCAGTTTTCTCTTCCCTAGTTACTGTCTGTTACAGTTAGGCATCCCTCCTACCTGGCCCAGGAGATGTATCATGCGTAGCTCAGGCTGTGTGGCtgaggagagacagacagagcttgAAGCAAGGGGTTCActccagcttggctgggctctgggctaaccAGAATGGACTACGCTTGAACCTTCGGTTTGCTGTGCTACCCACCGGCCTTTCTATGCTGCGTTCCAGTGAACTAATAAAACCCAGCTGTCTGGCCAACACTGCCAATGCTTGGTGAGATGCATTCATCCCTGAAGAGCGTACAAGTTAACCTCAGCTGGACTCGCTAAACAGAGCtcatgataggtttcagagtaacagccgtgttagtctgtatccgcaaaaagaagaacaggagtacttgtggcaccttagagactaacaaatttattagagcataagctttcgtggactacagcccacttcttcggatgcatatagaatggaacatatattgaggagatatatatacacacatacagagagcataaacaggtgggagttgtcttaccaactctgagaggccaattaattaagagaaaaaaaaacttttgaagtgataatcaagctagccgagtacagacagtttgataataagtgtgagagtacttacaaggggagatagagtcaatgtttgtaatggctcagccattcccagtccttattcaaaccggagttgattgtgtctagtttgcatatcaattctagctcagcagtctctcgttggagtctgtttttgaagtttttctgttgtaatatagccacccgcaggtctgtcactgaatgaccagacaggttaaagtgttctcccactggtttttgagtattttgattcctgatgtcagatttgtgtccattaattcttttgcgtagagactgtccggtttggccaatgtacatggcagaggggcattgctggcacatgatggcatatatcacattggtagatgtgcaggtgaacgagcccctgatggtatggctgatgtgattaggtcctatgatgatgtcacttgaatagatatgtggacagagttggcatcggggtttgttacaaggataggttcctgggttagtggttttgttcagtgatgtgtggttgctggtgagtatttgctttaggttggggggttgtctgtaagagaggacaggtctgtctcccaagatctgtgagagtaaaggatcatctttcaggataggttgtagatctctgatgatgcgctggagaggttttagttgggggctgaaggtgacagctagtggtgttctgttattttctttgttgggcctgtcttgtaggaggtgacttctgggtactcgtctggctctgtcaatctgttttttcacttcagcaggtgggtattgtagttttaagaatgcttgatagagatcttgtaggtgcttgtctctatccgagggattggagcaaatgcggttatatcttagagcttggctgtagacaatggatcgtgtggtgtgtcctggatggaagctggaggcatgtaggtaagtgtagcggtcagtaggtttccggtatagggtggtattgatgtgaccatcgcttattagcacagtagtgtccaggaaatggaccgcttgtgtggattgatctaggctgaggttgatggtgggatggaaattattgaaatcatggtgaaattcctcaagggcttcttttccatgggtccagatgatgaagatgtcatcaatgtagcgcaagtagagtaggggcgttaggggacgagagctgtatgtgtgtatatatatatctcctcaatatatgttccattctatatgcatccgaagaagtgggctgtagtccacgaaagcttatgctctaataaatttgttagtctctaaggtgccacaagtactcctgttcttctttttgcggatacagactaacacggctgttactctgaaacctgtcattatgcaaggcactgcatttagccgtatggaatggaaatccatcaacctcatgaaaaaactcgtacagatacagacagacatcatcttcctttccaaatgcaagcagatggacatcataccaaaaggactaaaggtaaaaaatccattacaatctacatatcacacagactatgctgagagactgtgtcacacactctcaaagaaactgcaaaaccacctgatcagcatcctatacagcaaacagggaaagattaagaatgagctctcagaactggataccctcataagaaaccaaccttccacacaaacttcctcatggatagactttacaaaaactagacaagccatttacaagacaaactttgcctctctacaaaggaaaaaggacactaaactatctaaactgctacatgccacaagcagccacaacagtagttcccttaacccacccagcaatattgttaatctttccagctatactcttagcccagcagaagagtctgtcctatctcggggcctctccttttgtccctccagacccatgaatatgatacagttctgcggtgacctagaatcctactttcgacgtctccgactcaaagaatatttccaacatacctctgaacagcatactaacccacagaatcctccctaccagcactacaaaaaaaaaaaggattctgcatggactcctccggacggtcgaaacaacagactggatttctacatagattgcttccgtcgacgtgcaaaggctgaaattgtggaaaagcaacatcacttgccacataacctcagccatgctgaacacaacgccatctacagcctcagaaacaaccctgacatcataatcaaaaaggctgacaaaggaggtgctgtcgtcatcatgaataaattggaatatgaccaggaggctgctagacagctctctaacaccacattctacaggccattatcctctgatcccactgaggattacctaaagaaactacaccatctgctaaaaaaactccctgacaaagcacaggaacaaatccgtacagacacatgcctagaaccccgaccaggggtattctatttgctacccaagatccataaacctggatatcctggacaccccatcatctcaggcattggcaccctaacatcaggcttgtctgcttatgtagactctgtcctcagaccctacgctaccagcactcccagctatcttcgagataccactgacttcctgaggaaactacaatccatcggtgatcttccagaaaacaccatcctggccactatggacgtagaagccctctacaccaatattccacacaaagatggactacaagctatcaggaacagtatccctgataatgtcacagctaacctggtggctgaactttgtgattttgtcctcacccacaactatttcacatttggggacaatatataccttcaagtcagcggcactgctatgggtacccgcatggccccacaatatgccaacatttttatggctgacttagaacaacgcttccttagctctcgtcccctaacgcccctactctacttgcgctacattgatgacatcttcatcatctggacccatggaaaagaagcccttgaggaatttcaccatgatttcaataatttccatcccaccatcaacctcagcctagatcaatccacacaagcggtccatttcctggacactactgtgctaataagcgatggtcacatcaataccaccctataccagaaacctactgaccgctacacttacctacatgcctccagcttccatccaggacacaccacacgatccattgtctacagccaagctctaagatataaccgcatttgctccaatccctcgg contains these protein-coding regions:
- the LOC135983526 gene encoding uncharacterized protein LOC135983526, whose translation is MQGTAFSRMEWKSINLMKKLVQIQTDIIFLSKCKQMDIIPKGLKVKNPLQSTYHTDYAERLCHTLSKKLQNHLISILYSKQGKIKNELSELDTLIRNQPSTQTSSWIDFTKTRQAIYKTNFASLQRKKDTKLSKLLHATSSHNSSSLNPPSNIVNLSSYTLSPAEESVLSRGLSFCPSRPMNMIQFCGDLESYFRRLRLKEYFQHTSEQHTNPQNPPYQHYKKKKDSAWTPPDGRNNRLDFYIDCFRRRAKAEIVEKQHHLPHNLSHAEHNAIYSLRNNPDIIIKKADKGGAVVIMNKLEYDQEAARQLSNTTFYRPLSSDPTEDYLKKLHHLLKKLPDKAQEQIRTDTCLEPRPGVFYLLPKIHKPGYPGHPIISGIGTLTSGLSAYVDSVLRPYATSTPSYLRDTTDFLRKLQSIGDLPENTILATMDVEALYTNIPHKDGLQAIRNSIPDNVTANLVAELCDFVLTHNYFTFGDNIYLQVSGTAMGTRMAPQYANIFMADLEQRFLSSRPLTPLLYLRYIDDIFIIWTHGKEALEEFHHDFNNFHPTINLSLDQSTQAVHFLDTTVLISDGHINTTLYQKPTDRYTYLHASSFHPGHTTRSIVYSQALRYNRICSNPSDRDKHLQDLYQAFLKLQYPPAEVKKQIDRARRVPRSHLLQDRPNKENNRTPLAVTFSPQLKPLQRIIRDLQPILKDDPLLSQILGDRPVLAYRQPPNLKQILTSNYTSLNKTTNPGTYPCNKPRCQLCPHIYSSDIIIGPNHISHTIRGSFTCTSTNVIYAIMCQQCPSAMYIGQTGQSLRKRINGHKSDIRNQNTQKPVGEHFNLSGHSVTDLRVAILQQKNFKNRLQRETAELELICKLDTINSGLNKDWEWLSHYKH